The sequence TAGTTGGAATATCATAATAAATTGAAATAAACAATCCCATAGTAGTTGAAAGAATACTAATTAATATAGAAATGAAAATCATTTTTTCTGGAGATCTAGAAAATCTTTGAGAAGTAGAAGCTGGAATTACTAATAATGAAGTTATAATTAATACTCCTACAAACTTAATTGATATAGCTATTGTCATTCCTGTTATAAATATTAAAATAAATTGATTTTTAAATATATTTATTCCATCTATTTTAGCTAATTCGGGATTTATAGTTACTGCTAACATTGATTTCCAATTATAAATTAATATCATTAGTAAAAAAAAAACGTTTAATAATAAAAAAAATAAATCATAAAAAGATACAAATAAAATATTTCCAAAAAAATAATCATTAATATCAATTTTTTTTTCATTTGGTATAATACTAATTATTATTAATCCCAAAGAAAGAAAAGTATATGAAATTATAGAAAAAATAACATCTAAAGAAAGATTTGAATTATGTTCTAATAAAGCTGAAATAATAGATAAAAAAAATATAAATATCAATAACACCAATAATGGATTTATATGGAATAAAATACTTATTGAAAACCCTAAAAGAGAAGAATGAGATAAAGTATCTCCAAAACAAGACATTCTTCTCCAGATTATAAAAGAACCTATTGGTGCTGTTAAAAAAGATAAAAATAAACCTGCTAACCAGCTAGGGAAAAATGAAAATATCATTATTAAAACTTTCCTTTTTAACTTTACTTTTAAAAAACACTTTATTACTACGAATGAATATGATGATGTTCATGTTTATACAAAGCTATTTCTTTACTATGTATTTTTCCAAACATAGAAATAAAATGTTTATTTTTAGAAACTACATCTGGAGTTCCTGAACAACAAATGTGATTATTTAAACAAATTACTTCATCAGTTCTGGCCATAACTAAATTTAAATCATGAGAAATCATTAAAATTGAACATTTAAGTTTTTTTTTTATTTTATTAATTATATGATACAAAAAAATTTGTCCATTTATATCTAAACCTTGAGTAGGTTCATCCAATATTAAAAAATTAGGATTATTTAACAACGATCTAGCTAATAATACTTTTTGTAATTCTCCGCCAGATAATTCTTGTATTAAATGGTTTTTTAAATGACTTATTTTTAATTTTTCTATAATAAAATTGGAATATGAATAATTTAAAGATTTAAATAGTTTCATAAAACGATTGACTGTAATTGGAAAAGGAACTCTAAAATATAACTTTTGAGGTACATATCCTATACGTACTGGTTTTAAGAACTTTATAGTTCCAACACTAGGTTTTACTAAACCTAAAATTGTTCGTACAAGAGTAGATTTTCCAGCCCCATTTGACCCAATTACAGTAACTATTTTATTAGATTTTATTAAAAAAGAAATATTCGATAATATTGATTTATTTCTAATTTCAACGGAAACATTTTTTATGTTAACTAAAGTTTTCATTTTATATATGATTTTTTGGTAAAAATATTTTTTTTATTTTAAAAAATATTTTTTTAAAATTTTAAATTTTATTCAACTACTAAAATTCTAATTGTATTAGTTTTACCTATAGCACTCATAATATCTCCCTGAGTAATTATAACCACTTCTCCTTTTGTTAAAAATTTTTTTTCTTTCAGTAATAATACAGCTTCTGTAGCTGCAGAAACTCCTTCTTTATTACTATCAAAATATATTGGTGTAACACCTCTATACAAAGTTGATAATTTTAATGTATTTTGATGACGAGACATCGCAAAAATCGGTAGACCAGAAGTGATTCTAGACGTCATTAATGCTGTTCTACCCGATTCAGTCATGGTAATTATTGCTGAAACTCCTTTTAAATGATTTGCAGAATACATTGCTGACATAGAAATAGCTTCCTCTATACTACTAAATTGAATGTCTAAACGATGTCTAGAAACATTTATACTAGGAATAGTTTCCGCTCCTTTACATACTCTAGACATTGCAGTTACTGTTTCAACAGGGTATTTTCCAGTTGCTGTTTCAGCAGATAACATAACAGCATCAGTTCCATCTAGAACAGCGTTAGCCACGTCCATTACTTCTGCTCTTGTTGGTAATGGTTTAAAAATCATAGATTCCATCATTTGCGTAGCTGTAATTACAACTCTGTTTAACTGTCTTGCTCTTCTAATGAGAGTTTTCTGAATTCCAACTAATTCAGGATCTCCTATTTCAACTCCGAGATCTCCTCTTGCAACCATAATTGCATCTGATGCTAATATTATCTCTTCAATGTCTTTTTCTGTAGCTACTGCTTCCGCACGTTCTATCTTTGCTATAATTTTTGCAAAACTACCAGTTTCTTCAACTATTTTTCTAGCTATTCGAATATCTTTTGCAGATCTTGGAAAGGATATAGCTAAATAATCAACTCCAATATTTGTAGCTAAACAAATATCTTTTTTATCTTTATTAGTTAGGGATTTGGCAGATAACCCCCCACCTAATTTGTTTATTCCTTTATTTTTAGATAAAATACCTCCAATTATTACTTTAGTATAAATTTTTCTTCTTGTTGATTTTAACACTTTTAATTGTATTCGACCATCATCTAATAAAAGTATATCTTCACAATTAACATCCAATGGCAATCTTTTATAATCGACACCAACTTTATTTTTATCACCTTCACTAAAATTTAAATCAGTATCCAATACAAATTGTTCTCCAGAATTTAAACAAACTTTTTCTGATACAAAACCTAAAATTCTAATCTTAGGACCTTGTAAATCTCCTAATAAAGCTACATGACATTTCAATTTATTCATAATTTCAAAAACTTTTTTAGCACGAAATATATGTTCTTCACTAGTTCCATGAGAAAAATTTAATCTTAATACATTAGCTCCTGATTTAATAACTTTTTCTAAATTATTATCTTTATCTGTAGAAGGACCTAGTGTTACAACTATTTTAGTTCTTCTAAGGCGTTTTAACACGATTTTCTCCTATTTTAAAATTTATATTTTAAAAATTATTTTATTAAAAATAATTATTTAAACATTATTAGTCAAGGGTTTATGGTATTTTCTAAAACATAATAAAAGTATTATACAAATTTTTTCGATTATTAGATATTTATTAAATAAATACACATATTATTATTAAACAAATTACTAAAAAATTTAAAAATTAAGTTATTTTTTCTAATTTTAACAAATAATTATAAAAAGAAAGAATTTTGATTCCTTTTCTTAATAATATAAAATTAAATAGTTTATAAAAATAAACAATTTCTTTAATAATTATTTTTAGATTTGACTAATAGTTTTTTTTATAAAAGAATTAATAGTAATGTTTACTTAATTTAAAATTAGAAAAATATTATTTTAAAAATTTATTAAATATTCAATTTTAAACATTTTTTTATTTGAAATATAATGGAAGGTTATTAAAAAATGTCAAAGAACTTAAGAAAGGGATGTGATATAATTATTTTTGGGGCAAAAGGAGATTTAGCAAAAAGAAAATTAATGCCTTCTCTTTATCATTTAGAAAAAAATAAAAAACTAGATTTAAATACAAAAATAATAGGTGTAGGTAGAGCTAATTGGAATGAATTAGAATATAAAAAAATAGTTCGAAAATCACTTGAAATTTTTATGAAAGAAAAAATAAATGAAACAATTTGGAACAAATTATGTAATAGACTTAAATTTTGTAATTTAGATGTTAATAAAACAGAAGAATTTTCTAAATTACAATTTCTTATAGATCAAAAAAATAGAGTAACAATAAATTATTTTGCAGTTCCTCCAAATATTTATGGAATTATTTGTCAAGGATTAGGTTTAGCTAAATTAAATAAACCAAATTCGAGAATAATTATAGAAAAACCAATTGGAACTTCACTAAAAACTTCAAAAGAAATAAATAATCAAATTGGAAAATATTTTAATGAATCTCAAATTTTTAGAATAGATCACTATCTTGGAAAAGAAACAATATTAAATTTATTGTATCTTCGATTTGCAAATTCTATTTTTTATAATAATTGGAGTAATAAAACAATTGATCATATTCAAATTACAGTTGCTGAAGAGATAGGAATTGAAGGAAGATGGGATTATTTTGATAAAACTGGACAAATGAGAGATATGGTACAAAATCACTTATTACAAATATTAAGCATTATTGCAATGTCTCCTCCTATGAATTTTTGTACTGACAGCATAAGAGATGAAAAAGTAAAAGTGCTAAAATCCTTACGTCCAATAAACTCCAAAAATATTAAAAAAAAAACAATTCGAGGACAATATTCATCAGGATTTATTAAAGGAGTATATGTTCCGTCTTATATAAACGAAAAAGGGTCTAACCAAAATAGTAATACAGAAACTTTTATAGCAATTAAAGTTAATGTAGATAATTGGAGATGGTTTGGAGTACCATTTTATTTACGAACAGGTAAAAGAATGAAAAAAAAATATTCTGAAATATCAATTTTTTTCAAAAAGTTACCTATAAATATTTTTAAAAAATCTATTCCTAATTTAAATCAAAATAAGTTAACAATTAGATTGCAACCAAACGAAGGAATTGATATTCATATTTTAAATAAATTTCCTGGTTTTAATAAATCTACTAATCATTTAGTTGATTCAAAACTACAATTTAATTATTTAGAAAATTTTAAAAAAAATCATATAATAGACGCATACGAAAGATTATTACTTGAAAGTATGAAAGGTATTCAATCTTTATTTGTTCGAAGAGACGAAGTAGAAGAAGCTTGGAAATGGGTTGATTCAATTATTAAAATTTGGGAAAAAAACAAAATTAAGCCCGAATTATATTCAGCAGGTACTTGGGGGCCAACTTCATCAAAACAAATGATGAATCAAGATGGTCGATCTTGGAATTAAAAAATAAATAATTAATTAAAAATTAAATTACAAAAATCATTAATATTTTAAAAAAATATTATTTAAGGTAAAATATCCAAATAAAAAATTTTAAATTGATCAAGCATCAATTTTGTTTGATCAATAGTTGTTTAAATTAATATTCGAATGTTTATTCAAAAAAATAATAATAATAAAAAAATAACAACTAAAAAATTAATCCATTTACTAAAAATTCTATTAATAAAATTAAAATTAATAAAAAAAGATCGATTTTTTAATATAAAAAAATATTTTTAGGAAATTATAATATGAAAAGAATTATTCTTTTTTTACTAACTAATCTATCAGTAATGTTATTTTTTGCTGTAATTTTAAGTTTTACTCCAATTCATTCAAAAAATTTATATAATTTAATTCTTTTTTCAGGGATTTTTGGATTTTCAGGTGCAATTGTTTCATTATTAATGTCTAAATGGATTGCATTAAGTTTAGTTGGAGGGAGAATCATTAAATATCCAAAAAATGATATTGAAAATTGGTTAATAAACAAACTTTTTTATCTATCTAAAAAAGTTAAAATAACAACTCCTGAACTTGCTATTTACGAATCTATAGAAATAAATGCTTTTGCCACAGGATACAGGAAAAATTCTTCGCTAGTAGCAGTTTCTACTGGTTTGTTAAAAAGTATGAACTTTAAAGAAATAGAAGCAGTTTTAGCACATGAGATTAGTCATATAAAAAGTGGTGATATGGTCACAATGACTTTAATTCAAGGAGTAATAAATACTTTTATATTTTTTATCTCTCGTATAATTGCAGGATTTTTTTTAAATAATTCGTATAAAAAAGAAAATAATTCAGAAGGAGAAAATCAACATCCAATTTTATATTTTTTACTTACAAATGTTTTAGAAATTTTATTTAGCATATTAGCTAGTATAATAGTATTTAGTTTTTCTAGATATCGAGAATTCCGTGCAGATGCTGGATCTGCTAATATAGTCGGAAAAGAAAATATGATATCTGCTTTAAAAAGTATGAAAAATTCTCAAATATTAAATACATCTGATTGTATTTCTACATCTTATATTAATGGAAAGTCAAATAATTTTTCTTTTTTATTTCAATCTCATCCTCCATTAGAAATTAGAATAAAAGCTTTATCTCAAGAAAAATATATGTAAAAAAAAATTTTTTTTTATTATAATAAAAAAAAAAATCAAAAAATTTTATTATCTTGTATTTTTTTTTCAAATCGATATAATAAGGATGTAATAAAAACTAATTAAGAATTAAAATTTTAGAAGTTTATTGTTTTTTGTATGAAAGGCTTAAATAAAGTTAAAAATTCAAAGTAAAGAAGTTAATACAGCTTTCCTTGCTGAATCTAAAATAAATGCCTCATGCAATAACATTCATAATTTTAATTATTATAAAACTAAGTGAGGAAATTTTTAAATGGAAAAGATAAAAGGACAAGTTAAGTGGTTTAATGAATCCAAAGGATTTGGTTTTATAACTCCTTCTGATGGTAGCAAAGATGTTTTTGTACATTTTTCTTCTATTCAAGGTAATGGTTTTAAAACTTTATCTGAAGGACAAAACGTTGAATTTGAAATACAGGATGGTCAAAAAGGTCCAGCTGCAATTAATGTTCTTTCAATATAATCTTTTAAAAATATTATAGATTATATAGATAATGTATCTTTGAAAATAAATATTAAATTTTAGAAAAAAGCCTAGCACAAAATAAGCTGTGGCTTTTGTTTTTTTTATTTTTTTTATTTTTGATTTTTTTAAAATAGTTTAGTCTTCATGAAATAATTATCAATTAAATAGTATTTTTAAATTTTTTTTATTTTTTAAAACTATACTAGTTTAGTAAAATTTCAATAATAAACTATTAATATTAATTAAATTATATATAACAGAGAGTTCAATGGATTTTTTTTTTAAAACATCTACTTGGATACCCCTATTTACATTAATTATTTTAGAAATAGTTTTAAGTATTGATAATTTAGTATTTATCTCTTTTTTAATAGATAAACTTTCACCGAATAGTAGAGACAAAGCTAGAATTATTGGATTAAGTTTTGCATTGGTAATGCGATTAATTCTATTAGCTTCAATTTCTTGGATAATTACTTTAACTCATCCAATCATCCAAAATAAATATTTTAATTTATCAGGAAGAGATTTAATTTTATTATTTGGAGGTTCTTTTTTATTATTTAAATCTACTATTGAACTACATGAAAGATTAGAATATCAAAAAAATGAATCTTTTAATGAAAAAAATTATTCAAATTTTTGGACTATAGTACTACAAATAGTAGTATTAGATGCTATATTTTCATTAGATTCTGTAATTACAGCTGTAGGAATGGTTAATTCATTACCAATAATGATGTCAGCAGTTATAGTAGCAATGATTTTTATGTTATTAGCTTCAAAACAATTAACTAAATTTATAAATCTTCATCCTTCAGTAGTGGTATTATGCTTAAGTTTTTTATTAATGATTGGTGTATCATTAATTGCAGAATCAATTGGTTTTTTTATACCAAAGGGATATTTATACACAGCTATCAGTTTTTCAGTTTTAATCG comes from Buchnera aphidicola (Tetraneura ulmi) and encodes:
- a CDS encoding iron chelate uptake ABC transporter family permease subunit codes for the protein MIFSFFPSWLAGLFLSFLTAPIGSFIIWRRMSCFGDTLSHSSLLGFSISILFHINPLLVLLIFIFFLSIISALLEHNSNLSLDVIFSIISYTFLSLGLIIISIIPNEKKIDINDYFFGNILFVSFYDLFFLLLNVFFLLMILIYNWKSMLAVTINPELAKIDGINIFKNQFILIFITGMTIAISIKFVGVLIITSLLVIPASTSQRFSRSPEKMIFISILISILSTTMGLFISIYYDIPTSPTIVLCESFIFFFSQFIKTKNQNNFLY
- the znuC gene encoding zinc ABC transporter ATP-binding protein ZnuC; translation: MKTLVNIKNVSVEIRNKSILSNISFLIKSNKIVTVIGSNGAGKSTLVRTILGLVKPSVGTIKFLKPVRIGYVPQKLYFRVPFPITVNRFMKLFKSLNYSYSNFIIEKLKISHLKNHLIQELSGGELQKVLLARSLLNNPNFLILDEPTQGLDINGQIFLYHIINKIKKKLKCSILMISHDLNLVMARTDEVICLNNHICCSGTPDVVSKNKHFISMFGKIHSKEIALYKHEHHHIHS
- the pyk gene encoding pyruvate kinase, which codes for MLKRLRRTKIVVTLGPSTDKDNNLEKVIKSGANVLRLNFSHGTSEEHIFRAKKVFEIMNKLKCHVALLGDLQGPKIRILGFVSEKVCLNSGEQFVLDTDLNFSEGDKNKVGVDYKRLPLDVNCEDILLLDDGRIQLKVLKSTRRKIYTKVIIGGILSKNKGINKLGGGLSAKSLTNKDKKDICLATNIGVDYLAISFPRSAKDIRIARKIVEETGSFAKIIAKIERAEAVATEKDIEEIILASDAIMVARGDLGVEIGDPELVGIQKTLIRRARQLNRVVITATQMMESMIFKPLPTRAEVMDVANAVLDGTDAVMLSAETATGKYPVETVTAMSRVCKGAETIPSINVSRHRLDIQFSSIEEAISMSAMYSANHLKGVSAIITMTESGRTALMTSRITSGLPIFAMSRHQNTLKLSTLYRGVTPIYFDSNKEGVSAATEAVLLLKEKKFLTKGEVVIITQGDIMSAIGKTNTIRILVVE
- the zwf gene encoding glucose-6-phosphate dehydrogenase, which encodes MSKNLRKGCDIIIFGAKGDLAKRKLMPSLYHLEKNKKLDLNTKIIGVGRANWNELEYKKIVRKSLEIFMKEKINETIWNKLCNRLKFCNLDVNKTEEFSKLQFLIDQKNRVTINYFAVPPNIYGIICQGLGLAKLNKPNSRIIIEKPIGTSLKTSKEINNQIGKYFNESQIFRIDHYLGKETILNLLYLRFANSIFYNNWSNKTIDHIQITVAEEIGIEGRWDYFDKTGQMRDMVQNHLLQILSIIAMSPPMNFCTDSIRDEKVKVLKSLRPINSKNIKKKTIRGQYSSGFIKGVYVPSYINEKGSNQNSNTETFIAIKVNVDNWRWFGVPFYLRTGKRMKKKYSEISIFFKKLPINIFKKSIPNLNQNKLTIRLQPNEGIDIHILNKFPGFNKSTNHLVDSKLQFNYLENFKKNHIIDAYERLLLESMKGIQSLFVRRDEVEEAWKWVDSIIKIWEKNKIKPELYSAGTWGPTSSKQMMNQDGRSWN
- the htpX gene encoding protease HtpX, whose translation is MKRIILFLLTNLSVMLFFAVILSFTPIHSKNLYNLILFSGIFGFSGAIVSLLMSKWIALSLVGGRIIKYPKNDIENWLINKLFYLSKKVKITTPELAIYESIEINAFATGYRKNSSLVAVSTGLLKSMNFKEIEAVLAHEISHIKSGDMVTMTLIQGVINTFIFFISRIIAGFFLNNSYKKENNSEGENQHPILYFLLTNVLEILFSILASIIVFSFSRYREFRADAGSANIVGKENMISALKSMKNSQILNTSDCISTSYINGKSNNFSFLFQSHPPLEIRIKALSQEKYM
- the cspC gene encoding cold shock-like protein CspC — encoded protein: MEKIKGQVKWFNESKGFGFITPSDGSKDVFVHFSSIQGNGFKTLSEGQNVEFEIQDGQKGPAAINVLSI